One genomic segment of Hevea brasiliensis isolate MT/VB/25A 57/8 chromosome 3, ASM3005281v1, whole genome shotgun sequence includes these proteins:
- the LOC110671318 gene encoding protein MIZU-KUSSEI 1 — protein sequence MKRQELIALQRNSSCSRSTRKIIPSNHMRSTPPIPEQEDISDKLLIRRDSPVQRLNKIHSRFSSLLRSIFKMVSFPNIIIPNCKWLSLPTHLSITPSLGRKVTGTLFGHRRGHVSFAVQDDPKSEPVLLLELAMSTSMLVKEMSSGLVRIALECDKVQVPVPGGGTRSGKLFNEPTWTMYCNGRKCGYATSRTCTGLDWHVLSTVQSVSVGAGVIPMMEDGRKSGGSEGELLYMRAKFERVVGSRDSEAFYMMNPDGNGGPELSIFLLRI from the coding sequence ATGAAACGCCAAGAACTCATCGCCCTTCAAAGAAACAGTAGCTGTAGCAGAAGCACAAGAAAGATCATCCCTTCAAACCACATGAGATCAACACCTCCCATACCTGAACAGGAAGACATCTCCGATAAACTTCTCATTCGCAGAGACTCACCGGTACAGCGACTCAACAAAATCCATTCAAGATTCTCTTCCCTGCTTCGTTCTATCTTCAAGATGGTTTCTTTTCCCAATATAATTATCCCTAACTGTAAATGGCTTTCCCTCCCCACTCACCTCTCAATCACACCATCTCTTGGCCGGAAAGTCACTGGTACACTTTTCGGTCACCGCCGTGGACATGTCAGCTTCGCAGTCCAGGACGATCCCAAGTCTGAACCGGTGTTGTTACTAGAACTAGCCATGTCAACGTCCATGTTAGTGAAAGAGATGTCGTCAGGTCTGGTTCGGATCGCGCTGGAGTGCGACAAGGTACAGGTTCCGGTTCCGGGTGGAGGTACCAGGTCAGGGAAGCTATTTAACGAGCCAACGTGGACTATGTACTGTAATGGGAGGAAGTGTGGATATGCAACGTCGCGCACGTGCACAGGCCTTGATTGGCACGTGCTAAGCACCGTTCAGAGCGTTTCCGTTGGAGCTGGGGTTATTCCGATGATGGAAGATGGCCGGAAGAGTGGCGGTTCAGAGGGTGAATTGCTGTATATGAGAGCAAAGTTTGAGCGAGTTGTAGGTAGCCGTGACTCGGAGGCATTTTACATGATGAACCCAGACGGAAATGGAGGGCCTGAACTCAGTATATTTCTTCTAAGAATATGA
- the LOC110671311 gene encoding agamous-like MADS-box protein AGL18, whose product MMGQQLHGLSFNDLRHLERQLSNGLHSVEDKKKQKIIEENERLRKQVEELQRTVKTANYDGGEKEEESDSDISVTSLQLGLSCDGNKKRKASKSESVCNDSRSQMGSE is encoded by the exons ATGATGGGTCAACAACTACATGGCCTGAGCTTCAACGACCTTCGACACCTAGAACGTCAATTAAGTAACGGATTACACTCTGTTGAGGACAAGAAG AAGCAGAAGATCATTGAAGAGAATGAAAGGCTGCGGAAACAG GTGGAGGAGCTTCAACGAACTGTCAAAACAGCTAACTATGATGGTggagagaaggaagaagaaagtgatagTGATATTTCAGTGACTTCATTGCAACTGGG GTTGTCTTGTGATGGTAATAAGAAGAGGAAAGCAAGTAAGAGTGAATCCGTGTGCAACGATTCAAGGAGTCAAATGGGTTCAGAGTGA
- the LOC131178499 gene encoding agamous-like MADS-box protein AGL15: MTEERKTMGRGKIEIKRIENVNSRQVTFCKRRNGLLKKAKELSVLCDAEVAVIVFSNTGKLFQFSSASMENTLTRYCQGLDLEWLELSHDEHEIEKQKAQRAAELRTLKDEVSQLRLSCL, from the exons ATGACAGAAGAGAGGAAAACAATGGGTAGAGGAAAAATAGAGATCAAGAGGATTGAGAATGTGAACAGCAGACAAGTTACATTCTGCAAGCGACGTAATGGGTTGCTCAAGAAGGCTAAGGAATTGTCTGTACTCTGTGATGCTGAAGTTGCTGTCATAGTCTTCTCTAATACAGGGAAGTTATTCCAATTCTCTAGTGCCAG CATGGAGAACACTCTCACAAGATACTGCCAAGGCTTGGATTTAGAATGGCTTGAACTTTCTCATGATGAACATGAAATAGAG AAACAGAAGGCACAAAGGGCAGCAGAATTGAGGACACTGAAAGATGAAGTCTCACAACTACGGTTGTCATGCTTGTAA